In a single window of the Flavivirga spongiicola genome:
- a CDS encoding T9SS type A sorting domain-containing protein codes for MKKNLFLIFLIPFFSISQTKIGNDIDGKAGGDESGYSISLSSDGSIIAIGSPKNNNSDGNYNSGLVQIYKNVSGTWTQIGRDIEGETNNDESGYSVSLSADGSVVAIGAPNHRGANGSDSGHVSIYKYTSPDLWVLMGNNIDGEMAYDQSGYSVSLSSDDGSIVAIGAPNHRGANGSNSGHVRVYKYESSSDAWTQIGNNIDGEAYGDKSGSCVSLSANGSIVAIGAPNHRGVNGPDSGHVIVYQSTPSGWKKMGNAIDGKAYGDKSGFSISLSADGSVVAIGAPNHRGINGSNSGHVRIYKYISNDWTQIGLDIGGEAHSDESGSSVSLSNDGSVVAIGAIYNNGDNGLTSRSGHVRIYRNISGNWKLQGNDIDGEAYNDKSGSSVSLSNDGSVVAIGAIGNRGDSSLSNSGHTRVYDLSTLLSSDTFVLSQFRLFPNPSKGQTTIKLNKGLTLEKISIYNNFDQFIQSTQKEVIDTSSLSTGVYYVQVVTNKGKATKKLVIK; via the coding sequence ATGAAAAAAAATCTATTCCTAATCTTTCTTATTCCCTTTTTTAGTATTAGTCAAACAAAAATCGGTAACGATATTGATGGTAAAGCAGGTGGTGATGAATCAGGCTATAGTATATCACTTTCTTCTGATGGTTCTATAATAGCCATTGGTTCTCCAAAAAACAATAATAGCGATGGTAATTATAATTCAGGTCTTGTACAGATTTACAAAAATGTATCTGGGACTTGGACACAGATAGGTCGTGACATTGAAGGTGAAACGAACAATGATGAATCTGGCTATAGCGTATCACTTTCTGCTGATGGTTCTGTTGTAGCTATTGGAGCTCCTAACCATAGGGGTGCCAATGGTTCTGACTCTGGTCATGTAAGCATTTATAAATATACATCTCCTGATCTCTGGGTACTAATGGGTAACAATATCGATGGTGAAATGGCTTACGATCAATCTGGTTATAGTGTATCACTTTCTTCCGACGATGGTTCTATTGTAGCTATTGGAGCCCCTAATCACAGGGGAGCTAATGGTTCTAATTCTGGTCATGTACGTGTTTATAAGTATGAATCATCATCAGACGCTTGGACACAAATAGGTAATAATATTGACGGTGAAGCATATGGCGATAAATCAGGATCCTGTGTCTCGCTTTCTGCTAATGGTTCTATTGTAGCTATTGGGGCTCCTAATCATAGGGGGGTCAATGGTCCTGATTCTGGTCATGTAATTGTTTATCAAAGTACACCATCTGGTTGGAAAAAGATGGGTAATGCTATTGATGGCAAAGCATATGGCGATAAATCAGGTTTTAGTATCTCGCTTTCTGCTGATGGTTCTGTTGTAGCTATTGGAGCTCCTAATCATAGGGGGATCAATGGTTCTAATTCTGGTCATGTTCGCATTTATAAGTATATATCGAATGATTGGACACAGATAGGCCTTGATATTGGTGGTGAAGCACATAGTGATGAATCAGGTTCCAGTGTCTCACTTTCTAATGATGGCTCTGTTGTAGCTATTGGAGCTATTTATAATAATGGCGACAATGGTCTTACGTCTAGGTCTGGACATGTGCGCATTTATAGGAATATATCGGGTAATTGGAAACTGCAAGGCAATGATATTGATGGTGAAGCATATAATGATAAATCAGGTTCCAGTGTCTCACTTTCTAACGATGGTTCTGTGGTAGCTATCGGAGCTATTGGTAATAGAGGAGATAGTAGTCTTTCTAATTCCGGCCATACACGTGTTTACGATTTAAGCACCCTATTATCATCAGACACTTTCGTCTTATCCCAATTTCGTCTGTTTCCAAATCCGTCTAAAGGTCAAACAACTATTAAATTAAATAAAGGACTGACCTTAGAGAAAATTTCTATCTATAATAACTTTGATCAGTTTATACAATCTACTCAAAAAGAAGTTATTGATACTTCTAGCTTATCCACAGGAGTTTATTACGTTCAAGTTGTAACTAATAAAGGTAAAGCAACAAAGAAGCTAGTGATTAAATAA
- the rnr gene encoding ribonuclease R encodes MTRKKKRKSKKGISNLTNTILSILKKDRNQSFNYKQIAAKLGVNDASSRNQIIKTLAKLAAKQEIIQVDRGKFKAVINTEYHTGILDLSAKGSGYIICDEFDDDVFIASNNINKALNGDEVEFYVYKRRKRGKLEGEITNIIKRDKSDYVGIIQIHSNYAFVIADSAKMYKDIFVPINKTFKAEDGDKVLVKLEDWPENADSPYGKVIQVLGKPGDHNTEIHSILAEYGLPHEFPHEVEAFANTLDTSITTEEISKRRDMRKDLTFTIDPKDAKDFDDALSFEVLDNGLYEIGIHIADVSHYLQEGTVLDDEAYERATSIYLVDRVVPMLPEVLSNKACSLRPHEEKYTFSAVFQMNDKCEIKNEWFGRTVTYSDARYAYEEAQAIIESKTNEIPKEVSLTGKAYKTDQKLADAILKMDELAKIMRQKRMGSGAISFDKVEVKFNLDQENNPVGVFFKTSQDANKLIEEFMLLANRKVSEFIGKKDPKKTFVYRVHDEPDDSKLANLQGIVSKFGYKLNFKDRKTTSASLNNLLKEVNGKKEQNLVDTLAIRSMSKAEYTTHNIGHYGLAFDYYSHFTSPIRRYPDVMAHRLLQHYLDGGKSANEEAYEDKCNHSSSMENLATKAERDSIKYMQIKFMQDHKDDEFVGVISGVTDWGLYVEIISNKCEGMVSVRDMKDDHYAFDQDQYAMVGRNTKAMYQLGDEVVVKVKNTDLVKKHLDFNLVGKKEIEQ; translated from the coding sequence ATGACAAGAAAGAAAAAAAGGAAATCGAAAAAAGGAATTTCCAATTTAACAAATACCATTCTAAGTATTTTAAAAAAAGATAGAAACCAATCATTCAACTACAAACAAATTGCTGCAAAACTTGGTGTCAATGATGCCAGTAGCAGAAATCAAATTATAAAAACCTTAGCAAAACTTGCTGCTAAACAAGAAATTATACAAGTAGATCGCGGAAAATTTAAAGCCGTTATTAATACTGAGTATCATACAGGTATTTTAGATTTGTCTGCCAAAGGATCAGGTTATATTATCTGTGACGAATTTGATGACGATGTTTTTATAGCATCCAATAATATTAATAAAGCATTAAATGGCGATGAAGTAGAATTTTATGTATATAAACGTAGAAAAAGAGGAAAACTAGAAGGCGAAATAACGAACATTATAAAACGTGATAAAAGTGACTATGTTGGTATTATTCAAATACATAGCAATTACGCTTTTGTAATTGCAGATAGTGCAAAAATGTATAAAGATATTTTTGTACCCATTAATAAAACCTTTAAAGCCGAAGATGGTGATAAAGTATTGGTAAAACTTGAAGATTGGCCTGAAAATGCCGACTCTCCTTATGGGAAAGTAATTCAGGTACTTGGTAAGCCCGGGGATCATAATACAGAAATTCATTCCATTCTGGCAGAATACGGTTTACCACATGAATTTCCACACGAAGTAGAAGCTTTTGCCAATACATTAGATACTTCCATTACTACTGAAGAAATTTCTAAACGTAGGGATATGCGTAAAGATTTAACCTTTACAATAGACCCTAAAGATGCCAAAGATTTTGACGATGCGCTATCTTTCGAAGTCTTAGACAATGGATTATACGAGATAGGCATTCATATTGCTGATGTATCTCATTATTTACAAGAAGGTACCGTTTTAGATGATGAAGCTTACGAGCGTGCCACATCTATTTACTTAGTAGATAGAGTTGTGCCTATGCTTCCTGAAGTATTATCAAATAAAGCATGTTCATTACGTCCGCATGAAGAAAAATACACTTTTTCTGCTGTATTTCAAATGAATGATAAATGCGAGATTAAAAACGAATGGTTTGGCCGTACAGTGACCTATAGTGATGCTCGGTATGCTTATGAAGAAGCACAGGCCATCATTGAATCGAAAACCAATGAAATCCCTAAAGAGGTATCACTTACAGGAAAGGCCTATAAAACAGATCAGAAATTAGCAGATGCTATTTTAAAAATGGATGAACTCGCTAAAATTATGCGTCAAAAACGTATGGGGTCCGGTGCTATTTCTTTTGATAAAGTAGAAGTGAAATTCAATTTAGATCAAGAAAATAATCCAGTAGGCGTATTTTTTAAAACCAGTCAAGATGCTAATAAACTTATTGAAGAGTTTATGCTATTAGCAAACCGAAAAGTATCAGAATTTATTGGTAAAAAAGATCCTAAAAAAACCTTTGTGTATCGTGTACACGATGAGCCGGATGATAGTAAATTAGCCAATTTACAAGGTATTGTATCAAAATTCGGTTACAAGCTTAATTTTAAAGACAGAAAAACAACATCGGCATCACTTAACAATTTACTCAAAGAAGTTAATGGTAAAAAGGAACAAAACCTTGTGGATACCTTAGCGATTAGAAGTATGAGTAAAGCCGAATATACGACGCACAATATTGGTCATTACGGCTTGGCATTTGATTATTATAGTCATTTTACATCGCCTATTCGTAGATATCCAGATGTCATGGCACACCGCTTATTGCAACATTATTTAGATGGAGGAAAATCGGCAAATGAAGAAGCTTACGAAGATAAATGTAATCATTCAAGTAGCATGGAGAATCTTGCCACTAAAGCAGAACGCGATTCTATAAAATACATGCAAATTAAATTTATGCAAGACCATAAAGATGACGAATTTGTAGGTGTTATTTCTGGTGTCACCGATTGGGGTCTTTATGTTGAAATTATTTCTAATAAATGCGAAGGTATGGTGAGTGTTCGAGATATGAAAGATGATCATTACGCATTCGATCAAGACCAATATGCTATGGTAGGCCGAAACACCAAAGCAATGTATCAACTTGGAGATGAGGTTGTTGTTAAAGTTAAAAACACAGATTTAGTAAAAAAACATCTGGACTTTAATTTAGTTGGTAAAAAAGAAATCGAACAGTAA
- a CDS encoding heavy metal-binding domain-containing protein yields MVLTTTNSIEGHTIQDYLGIVTGVNASMPKATFSFNMNKYYQSYEKKVDESKEEAFQKLKKNAINLKANAVVGISIDVETNPTSGIIIVSITGTAVKII; encoded by the coding sequence ATGGTTTTAACAACAACAAATTCAATAGAAGGACATACAATACAAGATTATTTAGGTATTGTTACCGGTGTAAATGCTAGCATGCCCAAAGCAACTTTTTCTTTTAATATGAATAAGTACTATCAATCTTATGAAAAAAAAGTTGATGAGTCTAAAGAAGAAGCCTTTCAAAAACTCAAGAAAAATGCTATTAACCTAAAAGCTAACGCTGTTGTTGGGATTAGTATTGATGTGGAAACAAATCCAACTTCAGGTATAATTATAGTATCTATTACAGGAACAGCAGTAAAAATTATTTAA